One stretch of Streptomyces agglomeratus DNA includes these proteins:
- a CDS encoding helix-turn-helix domain-containing protein: MAKGTRITGTARDKIAAEIKSAYEGGASIRTIAQDKGRSYGFVHRILTEADVTLRGRGGATRSKPSS; encoded by the coding sequence ATGGCCAAGGGCACGCGGATCACCGGTACGGCGCGCGACAAGATCGCCGCAGAGATCAAGAGCGCATACGAAGGCGGCGCCTCCATCCGGACCATCGCCCAGGACAAAGGGCGTTCCTACGGCTTCGTCCACCGCATCCTCACCGAGGCTGACGTCACTCTGCGCGGACGCGGCGGGGCCACCCGCAGCAAGCCCAGCTCGTAA
- the mihF gene encoding integration host factor, actinobacterial type, which yields MALPNLTKAQRAEALVKAAAVRKERGEILAGLKDGKVSLKEVLEREDTVVGKTYVKRLLESLPGIGKVRAGQLLNDHDISERRRVQGLGARQKERLLELFSPRG from the coding sequence ATGGCTCTGCCCAACCTGACGAAGGCCCAAAGGGCCGAGGCGCTGGTGAAGGCCGCCGCCGTCCGCAAGGAACGCGGCGAGATCCTGGCCGGCCTCAAGGACGGCAAGGTCTCGCTCAAGGAGGTGCTGGAGCGTGAGGACACCGTCGTCGGCAAGACGTACGTCAAGCGCCTGCTGGAGTCGCTGCCCGGTATCGGCAAGGTCCGCGCCGGCCAGCTACTGAACGACCACGACATCTCCGAGCGCCGCCGCGTCCAAGGGCTCGGTGCCCGCCAAAAGGAACGCCTGCTCGAACTCTTCTCGCCGCGGGGCTGA
- a CDS encoding CHAT domain-containing protein → MTEAETSPGGLVDRRMALAREWDGLIGRVRKLKGFEDFLRPPRLEALLPAASGGPVVIVNVSRWRCDALIVTEEGVRNRALPDLTLDRAIEWTNTYLGVLHAAEQARHAHQLTQDAVETDPYPATIRAQLRAASAVMEAERRTDDMLTTLQGHLWDSVAEPVLDELGLNRVPPADAPWPRLWWCPTGPLTLLPLHTAGHHTATAGEEVPRTVFDRVVSSYTPTLRALLEARAGRVAGDATTSDNTCSASTPTSQTVADERMLVVAMDDAPGQPRLRNVAAERDALTALFPPGCRTLLEGPGATRGAVDAELARHRWVHFSCHGDQDLSEPSRGGLLLHDGMLSITDLAARRFRGDFAGLSACKTAVGGVNLLDETITLAAALHYTGYRHVIAALWSVDDETAARVFSAVYRDVTTGGRLRSEAAAPALHRAVRALRDDAPDEPRLWTPFTHIGP, encoded by the coding sequence GTGACGGAGGCTGAGACGAGTCCGGGCGGGCTGGTGGACCGGCGCATGGCTCTGGCTCGTGAGTGGGATGGCCTGATCGGGCGAGTGCGGAAACTGAAGGGTTTCGAGGATTTCCTGCGCCCGCCCCGCCTCGAGGCGCTGTTACCGGCCGCGAGCGGCGGCCCCGTCGTCATCGTCAACGTCAGCCGGTGGCGGTGCGACGCACTGATCGTGACCGAGGAGGGCGTGCGCAACCGCGCGCTGCCCGATCTGACGCTGGATCGGGCCATCGAGTGGACCAACACGTATCTGGGCGTCCTCCACGCCGCGGAACAGGCCCGGCACGCACACCAGTTGACGCAGGACGCGGTGGAGACGGACCCGTACCCGGCCACCATCCGGGCCCAACTCCGCGCAGCGAGCGCAGTGATGGAGGCGGAGCGCCGCACGGACGACATGCTCACGACCCTGCAGGGACACCTGTGGGACAGCGTTGCCGAGCCCGTTCTCGACGAACTGGGTCTGAACCGGGTGCCACCCGCCGACGCGCCCTGGCCCCGGCTGTGGTGGTGCCCGACGGGACCTCTCACCCTGCTTCCCCTCCACACTGCCGGACACCACACTGCCACTGCCGGTGAGGAAGTACCCCGCACGGTGTTCGACCGCGTCGTGTCCTCGTACACACCGACGCTGCGGGCGCTGCTGGAGGCGCGCGCCGGACGAGTTGCGGGCGATGCCACCACCAGTGACAACACCTGTTCCGCGAGCACCCCCACGAGTCAGACCGTCGCCGACGAGCGCATGCTCGTGGTCGCCATGGACGACGCGCCGGGCCAGCCCCGGTTGCGCAACGTCGCAGCGGAACGCGACGCGCTCACGGCGCTCTTCCCGCCCGGATGCCGCACCCTATTGGAGGGCCCTGGCGCCACACGTGGCGCCGTCGACGCGGAACTCGCGCGGCACCGCTGGGTGCACTTCAGCTGCCATGGCGACCAGGACCTCTCCGAGCCGTCCCGCGGAGGTCTGCTGCTGCACGACGGGATGCTCAGTATCACCGACCTGGCCGCGCGCCGATTTCGCGGGGACTTCGCTGGCCTGTCCGCCTGCAAGACCGCCGTCGGCGGAGTGAACCTGCTGGACGAGACCATCACGCTGGCGGCCGCGCTGCACTACACCGGCTACCGGCATGTCATCGCGGCCCTGTGGTCCGTCGACGACGAGACGGCGGCACGCGTGTTCAGCGCGGTGTACAGGGACGTCACCACCGGCGGACGCCTGCGGTCCGAGGCCGCCGCGCCGGCTCTTCACCGGGCCGTACGGGCTCTACGGGACGACGCGCCCGACGAGCCCCGACTGTGGACCCCCTTCACCCACATCGGACCGTAA
- a CDS encoding DUF1918 domain-containing protein translates to MHASKGDRLVMHGRVVGQQDHVVEIVEVLGPDGTPPYRVRAENGHETIMSPGPDSVVDHRKSSDQG, encoded by the coding sequence ATGCACGCAAGCAAGGGTGACCGCCTTGTGATGCACGGCCGGGTCGTCGGCCAGCAGGACCATGTGGTGGAGATCGTCGAGGTTCTGGGGCCTGACGGAACACCGCCCTACCGTGTGCGCGCAGAGAACGGCCACGAAACGATCATGAGCCCTGGTCCGGACTCTGTGGTCGACCACCGCAAGTCTTCGGACCAGGGCTGA
- a CDS encoding RNA ligase family protein: protein MTLRPPVEPMLAQAAESVPDPAALRAGVAYEQKLDGHRALVFTAAGPGGAVLVQTRRGSLVQDRWPDLVAAAAEQLPQGLVLDGELVVWDAEAGRLSFEALQRRAAARTRGAAGLAVGLPAYFVAFDVLQRDGQELLTRPYEERRALLEQLFTDHALTAPWTLCPTTTDLAKAREWLESWTDVSGVEGLVIKPLTSRYLPGYKGGPRSAAGTPPKRSSARSLAP from the coding sequence GTGACGCTGAGACCGCCGGTGGAGCCGATGCTGGCGCAGGCCGCGGAGTCGGTGCCGGATCCGGCTGCACTGCGCGCAGGGGTGGCCTACGAGCAGAAGCTGGACGGGCACCGGGCGCTCGTCTTCACCGCGGCCGGGCCGGGCGGCGCCGTGCTGGTGCAGACCCGCCGCGGGTCGCTGGTGCAGGACCGGTGGCCGGACCTGGTGGCGGCCGCCGCGGAGCAGCTGCCGCAGGGCCTGGTCCTCGATGGCGAACTGGTCGTCTGGGACGCCGAAGCGGGGCGGTTGTCGTTCGAGGCCTTGCAGCGCCGGGCCGCCGCCCGCACCCGTGGCGCCGCCGGCCTCGCGGTCGGCCTGCCGGCCTACTTCGTCGCGTTCGACGTGTTGCAGCGGGACGGCCAGGAGCTCCTGACGCGCCCGTACGAGGAACGGCGCGCACTCCTGGAGCAGCTGTTCACCGACCACGCCCTGACGGCCCCATGGACCCTGTGCCCGACGACGACGGACCTGGCCAAGGCTCGGGAGTGGCTGGAGTCCTGGACTGACGTGAGTGGCGTCGAAGGCTTGGTGATCAAGCCCCTGACCAGCCGTTACCTGCCCGGATACAAGGGTGGGCCAAGGTCCGCCGCAGGGACACCACCGAAGCGATCATCGGCGCGATCACTGGCACCCTGA